One window of the Rosa rugosa chromosome 3, drRosRugo1.1, whole genome shotgun sequence genome contains the following:
- the LOC133735628 gene encoding probable copper-transporting ATPase HMA5, with amino-acid sequence MKNIVLREFYELVAAAEVNSEHPLAKAIVEYAKKFREDEENPAGPEAHDFASIIGHGVKAIVQGREIIVGNKSLMVDQNIAVPLDAEDYLAEAEGLAQTGILVAIDGEVAGVLAISDPLKPGAQEVITILKSMNVRSIMVTGDNWGIANSIANEVGIDTVIAEAKPDHQKAEKVKELQASGYTVAMVGDGINDSPALVAADVGMAIGAGTNIAIEAADIVLMKSRFPLYFL; translated from the exons ATGAAAAATATAGTGCTTCGAGAATTCTATGAACTTGTTGCTGCAGCTGAG GTTAACAGTGAACACCCCTTGGCCAAGGCCATTGTTGAGTATGCCAAAAAATtcagagaagatgaagagaatcCAGCCGGGCCAGAAGCGCATGACTTTGCCTCCATTATTGGTCACGGGGTGAAGGCTATTGTTCAGGGCAGGGAAATAATTGTGGGGAACAAGAGCTTGATGGTGGACCAGAACATTGCAGTTCCACTCGATGCAGAAGACTACCTAGCAGAAGCTGAAGGGCTGGCTCAAACTGGGATTCTAGTAGCCATAGATGGAGAAGTGGCTGGAGTTCTAGCAATATCTGATCCACTGAAACCAGGTGCTCAAGAAGTAATTACCATACTCAAGTCAATGAATGTTAGAAGCATAATGGTGACAGGTGACAATTGGGGAATTGCAAATTCTATTGCCAATGAAGTTGGTATTGATACTGTTATAGCCGAAGCGAAACCTGATCACCAGAAAGCAGAGAAAGTGAAGGAATTGCAG GCTTCAGGCTACACTGTGGCGATGGTGGGAGATGGCATCAATGACTCACCAGCACTTGTGGCGGCAGATGTAGGAATGGCAATTGGTGCTGGCACTAACATTGCAATTGAGGCAGCAGACATTGTGCTAATGAAGAGTAGGTTTCCTCTTTATTTTCTGTAA